In the Pseudochaenichthys georgianus chromosome 1, fPseGeo1.2, whole genome shotgun sequence genome, one interval contains:
- the ppp1r12c gene encoding protein phosphatase 1 regulatory subunit 12C — protein MGDSARSKRRDQLKRWASSCTNKASDVPRRRWHGAVDSSEAEPSEPPREPPVCGGRDETSPQFKRRKRVRFDRAAEFLAACASGDTEEAEVMLMEAKETKITDGEEVLEIINCSNADGITALHQSCIDGSMDIVSFLLEHGADVNQVDSEGWTPLHVAASCSYPDIADFLLQRGASLSAVNCDGDVPMDLALDEATESLLQSYTVRLGVDLDAAKRLEEEQIMADARTWLTEGLPADVRHPKTGATPLHVAAAKGYHEALKILCQCELDVSAKDLDGWTPLHAAAHWGQGEACRILAEQLCNMEARSNAGQTPYDVADESVEELLEELSQKQANSILEKQNQQGSTAANALNKRRRSAVCRMSSKEKMNVQDQSKERGVSGGLELSEEKESSPESSTVSTPESATTSTVSPADKTPEERGDEEKEQDKANRTARVQPTPQTRDGAAESPNTPNTDRRKFQAPSRDEESESQRKARSRLMRQSRRSTQGVTLTDLKEAEKTVAKAEEPPPRNIQPVSPIVTITPAERDTDALSQVEAEGEKRLGVKDRRRGRKERRSTGIVLPGAENEEEDAHLDDWNSNSNESLPGDSSSDYRTLYLKLLQENLALKDTLQEKELLLSQNKGELERLQRNQDSGTDRPALLELERFEKLSLQRKAVELEDELKVLGDLRTDNQRLKDENAALIRVISKLSR, from the exons ATGGGGGACTCGGCGAGGAGCAAGCGGCGGGACCAGCTGAAGCGCTGGGCCAGCTCCTGCACCAACAAAGCGTCGGACGTGCCAAGGCGAAGGTGGCACGGAGCAGTGGACTCGTCGGAGGCCGAGCCCAGCGAGCCGCCAAGGGAGCCGCCAGTGTGTGGAGGCAGAGATGAAACCAGTCCCCAGTTCAAAAGACG GAAAAGGGTGAGGTTTGACAGGGCTGCGGAGTTCCTGGCTGCCTGTGCCAGCGGAGACACGGAGGAGGCCGAGGTGATGCTGATGGAGGCCAAAGAAACCAAAATTACAGACGGGGAGGAAGTGTTAGAAATTATCAACTGTTCCAATGCCGATGGAATCACGGCACTTCACCAG TCCTGCATAGATGGCAGCATGGACATCGTGTCCTTCCTTTTGGAGCACGGTGCCGACGTGAACCAGGTTGACAGTGAGGGGTGGACACCGCTGCATGTTGCCGCCTCTTGCAGCTACCCTGACATTGCAGA TTTTCTTTTGCAGCGAGGTGCGTCCCTCTCTGCTGTGAACTGTGACGGGGACGTTCCTATGGACCTCGCTCTGGACGAGGCCACTGAGTCCCTCCTTCAGAGTTACACTGTGAGACTGG GTGTGGACTTGGATGCAGCCAAGCGTCTGGAGGAAGAGCAGATCATGGCGGATGCCCGGACCTGGCTGACTGAGGGCCTCCCTGCTGATGTTCGACACCCCAAAaccggggctaccccgctgcatgTGGCGGCTGCCAAAGGCTACCATGAGGCCCTCAA GATTCTGTGTCAGTGTGAGCTTGACGTGTCAGCGAAGGACTTGGACGGCTGGACGCCTCTCCATGCGGCGGCACACTGGGGTCAGGGGGAGGCCTGTCGCATTCTGGCTGAGCAGCTGTGCAATATGGAGGCCCGCAGCAACGCG GGTCAGACACCGTATGATGTGGCTGATGAAAGCGTTGAGGAGCTCTTGGAAGAGTTATCACAGAAACAAGCAAAT TCCATATTGGAAAAGCAAAACCAACAAGGCTCCACTGCTGCAAACGCACTAAACAAACGGCGGAG GAGCGCAGTGTGCAGGATGAGCAGTAAAGAAAAGATGAACGTGCAGGACCAGTCCAAAGAGAGGGGCGTGTCAGGGGGCCTGGAGCTGAGCGAGGAGAAAGAGAGCAGTCCCG AAAGCTCCACCGTGTCCACTCCAGAGAGTGCGACCACGTCCACCGTTAGCCCTGCGGACAAG ACACCAGAGGAGAGAGGTGATGAGGAGAAGGAGCAGGACAAGGCTAACCGCACCGCCAGAGTCCAACCCACCCCTCAGACCAGGGACGGCGCGGCTGAGAGCCCCAACACCCCCAACACAGACAGGCGCAA GTTCCAGGCTCCAAGCCGAGACGAGGAGTCTGAGTCTCAGAGGAAAGCTCGCTCACGGCTGATGCGGCAGTCTCGCCGCTCCACACAG GGTGTGACTCTGACAGATTTGAAGGAAGCGGAGAAGACGGTGGCTAAAGCTGAAGAGCCCCCCCCTCGCAACATCCAGCCTGTCAGCCCCATCGTTACCATCACGCCTGCTGAAAGGG ATACAGACGCGCTGAGCCAGGTGGAGGCGGAGGGGGAGAAGCGTCTGGGAGTGAAGgacaggaggagagggaggaaggaGAGACGCTCGACTGGCATCGTTCTGCCAGGCGCAGAG AATGAAGAGGAGGACGCTCATTTGGACGATTGGAACAGTAACTCCAA TGAGAGTCTACCCGGAGACTCCTCCTCTGACTACAGAACG CTCTACCTGAAGCTCCTGCAGGAGAACCTGGCTCTGAAGGACACGCTGCAGGAGAAGGAGCTGCTGCTCAGCCAGAACAAGGGGGAGCTGGAGAGACTCcaacgg AATCAAGACAGCGGCACCGACAGACCGGCCCTGCTGGAGCTGGAGAGATTT GAGAAGCTGTCCCTCCAGAGGAAGGCAGTGGAACTGGAGGATGAGCTGAAG GTTCTGGGGGACCTCAGAACGGACAACCAGAGGCTGAAGGACGAGAACGCCGCGCTCATTCGAGTCATCAGCAAACTCTCAAGATGA